The sequence TCGTAGTTAAGAGAAACCACAAGGGCTGAAATTTAAGATAGACGATAGTTATGGCACCGGTGGCATCGAACCCACGTCAGATACAGAGCCTCTCGCTACCGAAGCACTGGCGGGTATTCCCTCTCCCAGCTACCCCCAACACGCTCCTTAAATCACGTTGTTAAAATAAAGGTTTGTTAGGCGGTGGGGGTAGATgatgttctttatttttatttttatttaaaaatatattaaaataatatattatttttatttttaattttttttatcaaaacaataaaaaaattaaaattttgtctaaattcaatttttcacTCACAGCCCTCCCGTGttttaagggtaaaatgataaatatcacTTGCATAAAAGAAAGTTATCGTGACTTGAGGAtggcattaaaaaataataagtaagaAATGCAACGTTAAGGAAAAATTAGACCTTTTCCTATACTAGAATGAACGATGAAAAGTAGCTGCTGactaatgaataataaatttaggaaaaaaaattaaagatagatGTTAGTTTCATGTCGTGTGATGTCTTTCAAGgcagtataatttttttttctacaacaagggatattattaaattaatttgttcttCCATCAAAACTATAATAGCATAAGATTTTTCTTCAAGTACACGCTAGTAATTctcttaataaaatattttttagtgctagattgaaaatacaatagaaattattttttaaaatgtaaaaaaattttaaaataatattttatttttttatataaacatatcaaaactatttaaaaataaaaattaaaaaaaatctaaaaacataactGAAATATAAAGTCAAATAacactagtaaaaaaaaaaaaacaaaatccgcTCCGTGTATCTCACGTATCCCTAGTGAGACTGGCATAAGAAACTGCCCCCTCATCCTCAAATCCACGGTCTCATCCTCCTTTCCCCTTCCCTTATAAAACCAACCCTCTCCACTCCTCTTTCCCCACGTCAACTCCAACGTAGGGTTTCCTCCCTTCCTCTATCTCTAAAGTTTTCCTTTATTTTGTTGCCAAGAAATCTTGTCTTCTCGGtctgtttcttgaaaaataacatgGGAGTTCTTGTTGTGAATCCTCAAGATTGCCTGAAAAATCCCTtacaatcacaaccacaaccacaacggACGAGGTTCACGAGGAACCCTAACCCCAACAATCCCCGCCCAAACCGGGCACAGCCCAACCGCCGAAAACGGAGTCCCAACTCACCCCCACCTCCACGCGCCGCTGTACCCAAGAACGACAACAGCAACCTTGTTATGGGACAAGTCAAGATTCTCAAACGAGGCAAAGAAGATTTAATCGAGCCCGGAAAGAAGGATGAGACTCCAAGAGGGAGTCATAACACAGAGGCTGTGAAAAGTGAGGACCTGGGTTTCGTCTCAACAGACATGCTGGGTCCTGATGCCGTTCTGGTTCCGACTCAGGTCCAACTCACTGAGTCGATGCACAtagttaatggtttttatgccGGATCGGCTTTTATTACATCCCCGCCACCCAGTTCTCTTCCTCTGCCTGGCTTTTTCACGAAGAAGACAGATAACCCTGTCGCTGTTGATGCAAGCAGTGAGCTAATGAGACTTTTAGGCCTTAGTTTGTAGTTTCATCAAGGTTTCTTTCGGTGGGTTATGTAGCTGCTGCCGCTGCTTTGGCAGATGGGATTTGAAGACTGAAGATTATGATGTggatggggtttttttttttgatgttttgcaTTCGATTGTCCCATATTTTTTCAAGGGGAGAAATCGAATTGCTTGACCTTAAAATGCTTAGTCTTATTGGGTGCGCTCGCTCGCTGTTTCTCCGTGTATAGTTTAATTATCAGTATGTGTGAGTTAATTGCTAGAATTTAGAATCTCGAAGGTCTTTCGGGGTATTTAAGGTTACAGTTAGCTCCTCTTATGTTAATGATGGTTTAGTTTTATCATGTTTAATTTTGTAACCGGTGTCTGTCAAGATGACCTGTGATGGCCTTTGTATTTAGGGGATATCTTATTGAAATCCCTGTTCATACTGTACTTGAAAATCTTTTCAGTGTGTTAAATCCTTGTGTTTGCCagcttaaataaaaatgaaatctttTTAGTGTGTTAAATCCTTGTGTTTACCAGCTTAAATTGTATTTCGGGTTGGTTTTTAGTCTCGTTAATCAATAACGATTCTTTAAGATCCAATGGATCAAGCATGATCCTCTGTTTTAGCATTTGAAGCCTAGAAGCCATTCATTTACTGAGTCACCCATTGAAGCTTAAATCCCAGAAGCCATTCATTTATCATGTGTACCCATCCAAATCAGATTATCTGAGTCACCCATTGAAGCTTAAATCCCAGATTCAAGTATTCAAGACATGAATCTGTCAATGGATTAAGCATGATCCTCTGTTTTAGCATTTGAAGCGGA is a genomic window of Populus alba chromosome 18, ASM523922v2, whole genome shotgun sequence containing:
- the LOC118051094 gene encoding uncharacterized protein — encoded protein: MGVLVVNPQDCLKNPLQSQPQPQRTRFTRNPNPNNPRPNRAQPNRRKRSPNSPPPPRAAVPKNDNSNLVMGQVKILKRGKEDLIEPGKKDETPRGSHNTEAVKSEDLGFVSTDMLGPDAVLVPTQVQLTESMHIVNGFYAGSAFITSPPPSSLPLPGFFTKKTDNPVAVDASSELMRLLGLSL